The Bos taurus isolate L1 Dominette 01449 registration number 42190680 breed Hereford chromosome 13, ARS-UCD2.0, whole genome shotgun sequence genome contains a region encoding:
- the RPP38 gene encoding ribonuclease P protein subunit p38 isoform X1, producing the protein MAAAPQAPGRGSVRKTRPLPVKTSLNNPYSICWGVLDREDMHFILQTLEDRIQSLGLQKIEDRKRKKKQPPLKKQSGDTSSIDVDTGEDLKKEKPKGDAQASGWTPVDVRKQLAIGINEVTRALERNELLLALACKSAKPAIVTSHLVQLSVSRGVPACQVPRLSERLAPVLGLKCVLALGFKRNTTAFGEELRAILPRVPRLNVAWLQDALEDPRENLQTESLESQDEEILDTSFEDLSKPKRKLAEGQQPVVLQPLKIKKLIPNPNKIRKPPKSKRTASK; encoded by the coding sequence ATGGCTGCAGCCCCACAGGCACCAGGGAGGGGCTCCGTGCGGAAGACGAGACCTCTACCTGTGAAGACGTCACTGAACAACCCGTACAGCATCTGCTGGGGCGTCCTGGATAGGGAGGACATGCACTTCATACTGCAGACCCTGGAGGACAGAATTCAGTCTCTCGGGCTTCAGAAGATTGAggataggaaaagaaagaaaaagcagccCCCTTTGAAAAAACAAAGTGGAGACACGAGCAGCATAGACGTGGACACTGGTgaggatctgaagaaagaaaagCCCAAAGGTGATGCCCAGGCGTCAGGGTGGACCCCGGTTGACGTCAGGAAGCAGCTTGCTATCGGCATCAACGAGGTCACCAGAGCACTAGAGAGGAACGAGCTGCTCTTGGCCTTGGCGTGTAAGTCTGCCAAGCCAGCCATCGTGACCTCACACCTGGTGCAGCTGAGTGTCAGCAGAGGTGTCCCCGCCTGCCAGGTTCCCCGGCTCAGTGAGAGGCTCGCACCTGTCCTGGGCTTAAAATGCGTCCTGGCCTTGGGGTTCAAGAGGAACACTACTGCCTTTGGGGAGGAACTGAGGGCCATCCTCCCCAGAGTCCCCCGTCTGAATGTGGCATGGCTCCAGGATGCACTCGAAGACCCCAGGGAGAACCTGCAGACAGAATCTTTGGAAAGCCAAGATGAAGAGATTCTGGACACTTCCTTTGAAGACCTCTCTAAACCCAAGAGAAAGCTTGCTGAGGGTCAGCAGCCTGTAGTGTTACAACCTCTGAAGATAAAAAAACTGATTCCAAACCCCAATAAGATAAGGAAACCACCCAAAAGTAAGAGAACGGCTTCAAAGTAA
- the RPP38 gene encoding ribonuclease P protein subunit p38 (The RefSeq protein has 1 substitution compared to this genomic sequence), with translation MAAAPQAPGRGSVRKTRPLPVKTSLNNPYSICWGVLDREDMHFILQTLEDRIQSLGLQKIEDRKRKKKQPPLKKQSGDTSSIDVDTGEDLKKEKPKGDAQASGWTPVDVRKQLAIGINEVTRALERNELLLALACKSAKPAIVTSHLVQLSVSRGVRACQVPRLSERLAPVLGLKCVLALGFKRNTTAFGEELRAILPRVPRLNVAWLQDALEDPRENLQTESLESQDEEILDTSFEDLSKPKRKLAEGQQPVVLQPLKIKKLIPNPNKIRKPPKSKRTASK, from the coding sequence ATGGCTGCAGCCCCACAGGCACCAGGGAGGGGCTCCGTGCGGAAGACGAGACCTCTACCTGTGAAGACGTCACTGAACAACCCGTACAGCATCTGCTGGGGCGTCCTGGATAGGGAGGACATGCACTTCATACTGCAGACCCTGGAGGACAGAATTCAGTCTCTCGGGCTTCAGAAGATTGAggataggaaaagaaagaaaaagcagccCCCTTTGAAAAAACAAAGTGGAGACACGAGCAGCATAGACGTGGACACTGGTgaggatctgaagaaagaaaagCCCAAAGGTGATGCCCAGGCGTCAGGGTGGACCCCGGTTGACGTCAGGAAGCAGCTTGCTATCGGCATCAACGAGGTCACCAGAGCACTAGAGAGGAACGAGCTGCTCTTGGCCTTGGCGTGTAAGTCTGCCAAGCCAGCCATCGTGACCTCACACCTGGTGCAGCTGAGTGTCAGCAGAGGTGTCCCCGCCTGCCAGGTTCCCCGGCTCAGTGAGAGGCTCGCACCTGTCCTGGGCTTAAAATGCGTCCTGGCCTTGGGGTTCAAGAGGAACACTACTGCCTTTGGGGAGGAACTGAGGGCCATCCTCCCCAGAGTCCCCCGTCTGAATGTGGCATGGCTCCAGGATGCACTCGAAGACCCCAGGGAGAACCTGCAGACAGAATCTTTGGAAAGCCAAGATGAAGAGATTCTGGACACTTCCTTTGAAGACCTCTCTAAACCCAAGAGAAAGCTTGCTGAGGGTCAGCAGCCTGTAGTGTTACAACCTCTGAAGATAAAAAAACTGATTCCAAACCCCAATAAGATAAGGAAACCACCCAAAAGTAAGAGAACGGCTTCAAAGTAA